A region from the Chrysoperla carnea chromosome 4, inChrCarn1.1, whole genome shotgun sequence genome encodes:
- the LOC123297784 gene encoding serine/arginine repetitive matrix protein 2 isoform X4, translating into MATEVTGDITQITDEDLLRRMWQQAEDFSRKKEIRAHMYKIREQRLKDFYTSGEVLRDVQRSNSSPGLREGTPTDGIGKSNTTQSYTKTTQYTRGGESGLTHADSLTDQSFLSLKSKEIRDSESPTRDISYRTQDIVRQGDHDWKILTSKETSEDGKSHLESLIATTAGTREIDGGTNKFAALKEESKFEKNDGDENNFSRTVGGSSKSVAQEHFVSGDDNNYRTSSSKTTSSSSHVVKHFSTKSDEPQITYDRESNFGDDYDERKSTREESRTNYSTNRQVIDNSETDHLYRKNNRYQDESYTNRNDSSNYRQYKQDTSETNRKIIDTNTSQFQHDTTTDKTVEKDGTVVQRVVKIYKSNDPNLPEYAKTNIVDGTTKIVTETRTMPDGSSVTKTKYETVGSKASSDISCAQSNKTSENRRQTEERTSKKYDSRDTTSLRSNKEIDEKTSRKYQQNENDLIDNNIKSTVRITRTQYEDEVDDRSTRNNLRKSDETSTTDNVQIKTSVQSHHIDNTSSNDQNTEFINVERTVDHRKSPDKYTSSKREPESSPPGDETKVSKEHYKTTYQQEFTNKKISVEVSPQHDAFARSLRTTPDRTSPNRSTKSPSRQDRYGSSDTFTRSQTDITTTRRTTSPQKDSRSSPTRKPSSKESSPSSRQSPDRKPDRYRESPERSMYPSRINEQKTVTSETKRYTKTSKTSPSPERKEDSPRESIYTTDYCTDTIKKRKQITDRESPDRTRKSPRSESPLKYSRDKTSPAKSPSKSRSSPTKDFPSKTPSSRESSPNTDTFTRPRKTSPSKETRESSPNTDTFTRPRKTSPSKDFSKEPSTNTDTFTRRGKSSPTKEQPKESSPNTDTFTRPRKSSPSRNDKNSEPKNYRPQPDADEDDIGIKTIESSRNTEATQETVTTTVDTKRRTSGGILKNTKRPSEDKPEPEPYQETTIITTDINYVLPNTQIITDLDSNETITITIQPEERPSTLNLEETNYINELILNERNMEIRNQTTAYSPEPKPIPGKDALISPNPDESAPCEFLVSPKEPEPKSSGPVSPKKDRPLRRKDTYADKCAELLGLVSTKKDSTEIVETSKTIKTKVENTTDFITNEKQNIEKTTSEKEVQRQSPKTSPERKSPSKKSPSKEVPDKSKKGPEVQEFPAQRRSPTSSPERKSPSKTPDISKKSPSKEVPDKTTKGPTVQEFPAQRRSPTSSPERKSPSKTPNVSKKSPSRESPDKSSKGSIQEFPAQRRSPTSSPERKSPSKTFDVSKKSPSPDKGPTVQEFPAQRRSPTSSPERKTSRNIPDDKISPIANKQPNEPYKKTNLQEFPAQKRSPESSPDRKTSTNQEINVTTTNITRKSSLKKPKDTNEAAPTNKQYPTRPYDASPDRKTSEYSSCDETTVVNRKSSLKKTKIQDTVRKSPTKETPNARQTPDSSPDRQSPQRKSSLKKPKTSVTEFILNEQMIIEQNSKEAAKKIYKSEDITDESDTDSDNEGGDISESESYKYIKNIESEYFPENGIETVLTTKQTTDFNETDFITATVTTETVTSKIDKEIKRPSTPSKIPTKKTPDSSPDRKTNRKTPTNATSPDRKTTTYNLIRNERIQSKQSPESSPDRKSTKKIPVKSPQTTEKKTPATKPLTKQSSNKEIPARSAQPSPDRKPVSKTPSRSSIKTPEQLASGKSSPTKFSKSPSDTKRPSISSPTPKATSVSPKTTKTTPSKPLPRRHTDESLTGKTPTKSQPKTKGTVRTVTSTKITKTTSVSPVLKKTMSNIDNKPKKKQPNKATTETESENEEYSDIELNEDGSLITNVSILDAEEFTNDTTTVQNHKTVISETKTYTSDLKINRNGSQKSPVTIKIKPEENTTSKRPSTPSNKIPVRKTPLNKKKPDIKIATKTITLTDTNTEQIVIDIQQSKSSREPSSEHVWPCPVPNDTDTGKPRYPDNVCEPDDQNTKKFKVTDIPLTEGEDVDFNQSKITDVTDEYPENYIPKSIRITDVDKVQETDESLLSVSDKVSKFLHTAEKLTKTSKKDTSTPAPKVTRPELIIDDETLISDECLLSVSDKVNKFLTTAEQLTTTTITSTERPKSPRCRNYEDNEENYIVDETDECLLSVTDKVNRFTTTVEQVASNKRSSDSKPAPKVERPDIIDVNEELREDECLLSVSDKVNKFLTTAEQLTTTTTTTKTTSSTQKETEPKYKPQEKEPTTMRQEPKRQSPIRRPPLVTESEVTTKTTTLTKQLPNENESPKKIYETPKAPRSSEAVRKAKAIFENINNTQQENVNKRNVKTWETKKVSTKDESTKLTDIGVYKKQVDDKKDEVVSMRKESLPKTEITVQRKESLPKTEITSQRKESLSKTTKNIQEDTSLKSTKLILNKPSSTVPTSLDEKPESPVEKYKKLISSKNEVNDYKRPVTPKFETKRPSSPQKPQVNGTVKEDIELTKKKHTPIQETKPRQRSISPLKDTTPRKSIEEPVITKKEISQLEEVSTTKQTKFGVVLKRTDSGRTIMTTEQRRRSMSTDPKDPNHQPCIEDIEDLGLLEQMLEKVSGYEQRRRIRAQIRVVKKLIQEGKISSSTTTKRTTVSPIRKSPERKILTSKVENTPRQESTEYNEKSYMRQTLTSEKKVNKVTDEDVLQGSTTRTSIDNTTTNFNKKMRSPSPKQRSPSPQYRTPKVTDYSQPTAAWTSRTTTSTTTNIIKKARSPSPKQRSPSPSQQNRPSKVIDYSQPTAAWSLKSTNSRTDFKKIVPKQKPQTDEQPEWVTQKILRKVDRNNTQTTTQTNQRRVTTLSELKSKKDVPKEYESSPSTKDIEPTECITSSYGVGPTDEIGRPLFGLKALRHQSSFNEKTQVRGTVVSSSYYSENGSEPVGEVTVTQYSSDPNELGIDTSRNKQRLHGLAAITTTQKFGRNSPAAVSNTRTTPLKAITTGNKETENNDITNDVISKTVTSRITRRGSVKEMSKKFIENAVESVQTERKSSYPKAGLILRTSSFKEQIAGSDFDSRASTPGMNEFSKTISLESMESANESKTTRRTDSKTFLNSQTRVTGVQDVISRMKNSTNDSEPGECADDAEARALLNKFLGAQVLMTGMESMMGKQQQSTTVERRSIVTSSKSTSKQESNTPQVSSSISHFTRPVTLADIENIWDESILRLLLTTSTSYEERRIIRARLRQVMAEQEACANIVASMVAETKATELSGMDGTTNTTSTTNRHSIQEQVETTKKTVQEGPTTTTEVTTTRITTQRSKPVSPFQKFRQLDKQNSLSSSSSAPKTFK; encoded by the exons atggcTACCGAAGTTACGGGTGATATCACCCAAATAACAGATGAAGATCTCCTACGACGCatg TGGCAACAAGCAGAAGATTTTTCGCGTAAAAAAGAAATTCGAGCTCATATGTATAAAATTCGTGAACAAagattaaaagatttttatacatCCGGTGAAGTATTACGCGATGTGCAACGTTCAAACAGTTCACCGGGATTACGAGAAGGAACTCCTACGGATGGCATTGGGAAATCGAACACGACTCAAAGTTATACTAAGACAACACAATATACTCGAGGAGGCGAATCTGGTCTGACACATGCTGATTCATTAACCGATCAAAGTTTCCTCTCATTAAAAAGCAAAGAAATTCGTGATTCAGAATCACCCACACGGGATATATCATATCGAACACAAG acATTGTCCGTCAAGGTGATCATGATTGGAAAATTCTCACATCAAAAGAAACAAGTGAAGATGGTAAATCACATTTAGAATCTCTAATTGCAACAACAGCAGGAACACGTGAAATTGATGGAGGCACAAATAAATTTGCTGCATTAAAAGAGGAaagtaaattcgaaaaaaacgatggcgatgaaaataatttttcacgaACTGTTGGTGGCAGTTCAAAAAGCGTAGCCCAGGAACATTTTGTTAGTGGAGATGATAATAATTATCGAACAAGTTCTAGTAAAACAACCTCATCAAGTTCGCATGTTGTCAAACACTTTTCAACGAAATCCGATGAACCACAGATAACATATGACAGGGAGTCAAATTTTGGAGATGATTATGATGAACGAAAATCTACTAGAGAAGAAAGTCGTACCAATTACTCAACAAATCGACAAGTCATTGACAATAGTGAAACCGATcatttatatcgaaaaaataatcGTTATCAAGATGAAAGTTATACTAACAGAAATGATTCCTCAAATTATCGCCAATATAAACAAGACACATCTGAAACAAATCGTAAAATTATTGATACAAATACATCACAATTTCAGCATGATACAACCACCGATAAAACAGTTGAAAAAGATGGTACAGTTGTTCAGCgtgttgttaaaatttataaatctaatGATCCAAACTTACCAGAATATGCTAAAACTAATATTGTAGACGGAACAACTAAAATTGTAACTGAAACACGTACCATGCCCGATGGAAGTTCCGTTACAAAAACTAAATATGAAACAGTCGGTTCAAAAGCATCTTCAGATATATCTTGTGCTCAATCGAACAAAACATCAGAAAATCGACGACAAACGGAGGAAAGAACTTCAAAGAAATATGATAGCCGTGATACCACTTCATTAAGAAGTAACAAGGAAATTGATGAGAAAACTTCTCGAAAGTATCAACAAAATGAAAACGATttgattgataataatattaaatccaCAGTTCGAATTACACGAACTCAATATGAAGACGAAGTTGATGATCGGTCTACGAGAAATAATCTTCGCAAATCAGATGAAACTTCAACTACAGATAATGTTCAAATTAAAACATCAGTTCAAAGTCACCACATCGATAATACTAGCTCTAATGATCAAAACACAGAATTTATAAATGTTGAAAGAACAGTGGATCATAGGAAATCACCGGATAAGTATACTTCGTCAAAACGAGAACCGGAATCGAGCCCGCCTGGTGACGAAACCAAAGTTTCTAAAGAGCATTACAAAACAACCTATCAACaagaatttacaaataaaaaaatttcggtgGAGGTTAGTCCACAACACGATGCATTCGCAAGATCTTTGCGCACAACTCCTGATCGTACTTCACCAAATCGAAGTACAAAATCTCCATCGCGTCAAGATAGATACGGTTCGAGTGATACATTTACTCGAAGTCAGACTGATATAACAACAACACGGCGCACAACAAGTCCTCAAAAAGATTCGCGTTCAAGTCCAACACGAAAGCCATCATCAAAAGAAAGTTCTCCATCGTCTCGACAAAGTCCTGATCGTAAACCAGATAGATATCGAGAAAGTCCCGAGCGATCTATGTATCCAAGTCgcataaatgaacaaaaaactgTCACTAGTGAAACTAAGAGATACACTAAAACGTCAAAAACATCGCCAAGTCCTGAACGGAAGGAAGATTCACCAAGAGAAAGTATTTACACCACTGATTATTGTActgatacaattaaaaaacgtaAACAAATTACAGATCGAGAATCACCTGACCGAACCAGAAAATCGCCAAGATCAGAATCCCCATTAAAGTATTCTCGAGATAAAACCAGTCCCGCAAAATCTCCATCAAAATCTCGTTCGAGTCCAACCAAAGACTTTCCATCTAAAACCCCATCCTCCAGAGAATCAAGCCCAAACACTGATACATTTACTCGACCACGAAAAACAAGCCCATCTAAAGAAACTCGAGAATCAAGTCCAAATACAGACACATTTACTCGTCCAAGAAAGACAAGCCCATCCAAAGATTTTTCAAAAGAGCCTAGCACAAATACGGATACATTTACTCGAAGAGGAAAATCAAGCCCTACAAAAGAACAACCTAAAGAGTCTAGCCCAAACACGGACACATTTACACGACCTAGAAAATCAAGTCCTTCCAGAAACGACAAAAATTCAGAACCTAAAAACTATCGCCCGCAACCAGATGCTGATGAAGATGATATCGGAATCAAAACAATAGAATCATCCAGAAATACTGAAGCCACACAAGAAACTGTAACTACTACAGTTGATACGAAACGCAGGACATCTGGGGGCATTTTGAAGAACACAAAAAGACCATCAGAAGATAAACCTGAACCAGAGCCATATCAGGAAACAACAATAATTACAACTGATATTAATTATGTGTTACCAAATACTCAAATTATAACCGATTTGGATTCAAATGAAACCATAACAATTACTATACAACCTGAAGAACGTCCTTCAACCTTAAACTTAGAAGAGACGAACTACATAAACGAATTAATACTAAATGAACGAAATATGGAAATTAGAAATCAAACTACCGCTTATTCTCCTGAACCAAAACCCATCCCGGGTAAGGATGCCCTAATTTCACCAAATCCTGATGAATCAGCTCCGTGTGAATTTTTGGTTTCTCCAAAAGAACCAGAGCCAAAATCAAGTGGTCCGGTGTCACCAAAAAAAGATCGCCCACTACGTCGAAAAGATACGTATGCAGATAAATGCGCTGAATTGCTTGGTTTAGTGAGTACTAAAAAGGATAGTACAGAAATTGTTGAGACAAGCAAGACAATTAAAACGAAAGTAGAAAACACAACggattttattacaaatgaaaaacaGAATATTGAAAAGACAACTAGTGAAAAGGAAGTTCAACGCCAATCTCCAAAGACCAGCCCTGAACGAAAATCACCATCTAAAAAATCCCCAAGTAAAGAAGTTCCAGATAAAAGCAAAAAAGGGCCAGAAGTTCAAGAATTCCCAGCACAGCGTCGATCACCTACAAGTAGCCCTGAACGAAAATCACCTTCTAAAACACCAGACATTTCTAAAAAATCCCCAAGCAAAGAAGTCCCAGATAAAACTACAAAAGGACCCACCGTACAAGAATTTCCTGCACAACGTCGATCCCCTACAAGCAGTCCTGAACGAAAATCACCATCCAAAACGCCTAACGTTTCTAAAAAAAGTCCAAGTAGAGAATCTCCGGATAAATCTTCTAAGGGGTCAATACAAGAATTTCCAGCACAGCGACGATCTCCGACGAGTAGTCCTGAACGAAAATCACCTTCTAAAACATttgatgtttcaaaaaaatctccAAGTCCAGATAAAGGACCAACAGTACAAGAATTTCCTGCACAACGACGATCACCTACGAGCAGTCCCGAAAGAAAAACATCAAGAAACATTCCAGACGACAAAATTTCTCCTATAGCTAATAAACAACCCAACGAACCGTATAAAAAGACAAACTTACAAGAATTTCCTGCTCAAAAACGTTCACCTGAAAGTAGCCCAGATAGAAAAACATCGACCAATCAAGAAATAAACGTCACAACTACAAACATTACAAGAAAATCCAGTCTCAAAAAACCGAAGGATACTAATGAAGCTGCtcctacaaacaaacaataccCAACGCGTCCTTATGATGCCAGTCCAGATCGAAAAACTTCAGAATATTCCTCATGTGACGAAACTACAGTGGTTAATAGAAAATCCAgtctaaaaaaaacaaagattcaAGATACAGTGAGGAAATCGCCAACAAAAGAAACTCCAAATGCACGTCAAACACCTGACAGTAGTCCAGATAGACAATCGCCCCAAAGAAAATCAAGtttgaaaaaaccaaaaacatcTGTTACAGAGTTTATATTAAATGAGCAAATGATTATTGAACAAAATTCAAAAGAGGCtgctaagaaaatttataagtcTGAAGATATTACAGATGAAAGTGACACAGACAGTGATAATGAAGGTGGCGATATAAGTGAAAGCGAATcttataagtatataaaaaatatcgaatCAGAATATTTCCCAGAAAATGGAATTGAAACAGTTCTCACAACAAAACAAACAACAGATTTCAATGAAACTGATTTTATCACAGCAACAGTAACAACCGAAACAGTCACTAGTAAAATTGATAAAGAGATAAAACGTCCATCAACACCATCTAAAATACCTACGAAAAAAACACCTGATTCAAGTCCAGATCGTAAAACTAATCGCAAAACACCTACAAATGCTACGAGTCCTGATCGAAAAACAACAACTTATAATTTAATTCGTAATGAACGAATTCAAAGTAAACAATCACCTGAATCTAGCCCTGATagaaaatcaactaaaaaaattcCCGTAAAATCTCCTCAAACAACAGAAAAGAAAACACCAGCTACGAAACCTTTGACAAAACAAAGTTCAAATAAAGAAATTCCTGCAAGATCAGCTCAACCAAGTCCTGATAGAAAACCTGTATCAAAAACTCCAAGCCGTTCATCAATTAAAACACCCGAACAATTAGCTAGTGGAAAAAGCTCACCTACTAAGTTTTCAAAATCTCCAAGTGATACTAAACGACCATCTATTTCATCGCCCACTCCAAAAGCGACAAGTGTGAGTCCAAAAACAACTAAAACTACACCAAGTAAACCTTTACCAAGAAGACATACTGATGAAAGTTTAACGGGTAAAACTCCTACTAAATCGCAACCCAAAACTAAAGGTACTGTTCGAACTGTTACGTcgacaaaaataacaaaaactacATCTGTTTCTCCAGTATTGAAAAAAACGATGAGTAATATCGACAATAAACCCAAGAAGAAACAACCAAACAAAGCTACGACAGAAACTGAATCTGAAAATGAAGAATATTCCGATATCGAATTAAACGAAGATGGATCTTTAATAACAAATGTATCCATTTTAGATGCAGAAGAATTTACCAACGACACTACTACGGTTCAAAATCACAAAACTGTTATCTCCGAAACCAAAACATACACAagtgatttgaaaattaatagaaaCGGTTCACAAAAATCTCCcgttacaattaaaataaaaccagAAGAAAATACAACGTCCAAACGACCATCGACTCCAAGTAATAAGATTCCTGTACGTAAAACACCCTTAAATAAAAAGAAGCCAGACATTAAAATTGCAACAAAAACTATCACTTTGACAGATACAAATACTGAGCAAATTGTTATAGACATTCAACAATCAAAATCATCCAGAGAACCTTCATCTGAACATGTTTGGCCATGTCCAGTTCCAAACGATACAGATACTGGTAAACCAAGATATCCAGATAATGTTTGCGAACCAGATGATCAAAATACAAAGAAATTCAAAGTAACAGATATCCCATTAACTGAAGGCGAGGATGTTGATTTCAATCAAAGTAAAATAACAGATGTTACAGATGAATATCCAGAAAATTATATACCAAAATCAATTCGAATCACGGATGTTGATAAAGTACAAGAAACTGATGAAAGTTTATTAAGTGTATCTGATaaagtttctaaatttttacatactGCAGAAAAATTGACGAAAACTTCAAAGAAAGATACATCAACGCCAGCTCCAAAAGTAACTCGACCAGAATTAATAATTGACGACGAAACACTTATATCAGATGAATGTTTATTAAGCGTTTCtgataaagttaataaattcttaaCAACAGCTGAACAATTGACAACTACTACTATAACCTCAACTGAAAGACCAAAATCACCAAGATGTCGTAATTACGAAGATAATGAAGAAAATTACATTGTGGACGAAACTGATGAATGTCTTTTGAGTGTTACAGATAAAGTCAATCGTTTTACTACAACTGTTGAACAAGTTGCTAGTAATAAACGATCTTCTGATTCGAAACCAGCTCCAAAAGTGGAACGTCCAGATATAATAGACGTAAATGAAGAATTACGAGAAGATGAATGTTTACTAAGCGTTTCagataaagttaataaatttttaactactgCTGAACAATTAACTACTACTACTACTACAACTAAAACAACTAGCTCAACTCAAAAAGAAACTGAACCCAAATATAAACCACAAGAAAAAGAACCCACTACGATGCGGCAAGAACCAAAACGACAATCACCTATTCGTCGTCCACCTCTGGTTACTGAATCCGAAGTTACTACGAAAACAACAACTCTTACTAAGCAATTAccaaatgaaaatgaaagtccCAAAAAAATATACGAAACTCCCAAAGCACCACGAAGTAGTGAGGCTGTCCGTAAAGCAAAGGCAATCtttgaaaacataaataacacACAACAAGAAAATGTGAATAAACGAAATGTAAAAACTTGGGAAACGAAAAAAGTGTCTACAAAAGATGAATCTACAAAACTTACGGACATTGGggtatataaaaaacaagttgACGATAAAAAAGATGAAGTAGTTTCAATGCGAAAAGAATCTTTACCAAAAACAGAAATTACTGTGCAACGTAAGGAATCTTTGCCAAAAACCGAAATTACTTCTCAGCGTAAAGAATCTTTAtcaaaaactactaaaaatatCCAAGAGGATACATCGCTCAAGAGTACGaagttaattttgaataaacctAGTTCTACTGTTCCAACAAGTCTGGATGAAAAACCGGAATCACCtgttgaaaagtataaaaaactaattagtAGTAAAAATGAAGTAAATGATTATAAACGACCAGTTACgcctaaatttgaaacaaaacgtCCTAGTAGCCCACAAAAACCACAAGTGAACGGTACGGTTAAAGAAGATATAGAACTTACCAAGAAAAAGCATACACCTATTCAGGAAACTAAGCCCAGGCAACGTTCTATTAGTCCTTTAAAAGATACAACACCGAGAAAATCAATCGAGGAACCGGTTATTACTAAGAAAGAAATCTCTCAATTAGAAGAAGTTAGTACTACAAAACAAACTAAATTCGGCGTCGTATTAAAACGAACGGATTCAGGACGAACAATCATGACGACAGAGCAACGAAGGCGTAGTATGTCAACAGATCCCAAAGATCCAAATCATCAACCTTGTATTGAAGATATTGAAGACTTGGGTTTGTTAGAACAGATGTTAGAAAAAGTAAGTGGTTATGAACAACGTCGTAGAATTCGAGCACAAATTAGAGTAGTCAAAAAGTTAATTCAAGAAGGTAAAATAAGCAGTTCCACAACCACAAAACGAACTACAGTTTCACCTATTAGGAAATCACCTGAAcggaaaatattaacatccaaAGTAGAAAACACTCCTCGACAGGAATCAACGGAATACAATGAAAAGTCATACATGCGTCAAACACTCACCTCGGAGAAAAAAGTGAATAAAGTTACGGATGAAGATGTATTACAAGGATCCACAACACGAACGTCTATAGATAATACAACTaccaatttcaacaaaaaaatgcGCAGTCCTAGTCCAAAACAAAGATCACCAAGTCCACAATATCGTACACCAAAAGTAACAGACTATTCGCAACCAACGGCAGCGTGGACTTCGAGAACCACAACCAGTACaactactaatattataaagaaagcACGTAGCCCTAGTCCAAAACAACGATCACCAAGTCCAAGCCAACAAAATCGACCTTCAAAAGTAATAGATTATTCACAACCAACTGCAGCCTGGTCATTAAAATCCACAAATAGTCGAACGgatttcaagaaaattgtaCCAAAACAAAAACCACAAACAGACGAACAACCTGAATGGGTAACACAGAAAATATTACGAAAAGTAGATAGAAATAATACTCAAACAACAACACAAACAAATCAAAGGCGTGTGACCACATTAAgcgaattaaaatcaaaaaaagatgtTCCTAAAGAATATGAATCTAGTCCATCAACAAAAGACATTGAACCTACGGAATGTATTACATCTAGTTATGGTGTAGGTCCCACTGATGAAATTGGTCGACCACTTTTTGGTCTCAAAGCACTAAGACATCAATCctcatttaatgaaaaaacacaAG TACGTGGAACAGTGGTATCAAGTTCATATTATTCTGAAAATGGATCTGAGCCTGTAGGCGAGGTCACCGTAACACAATATTCATCAGATCCAAATGAACTAGGTATAGACACCTCAAGGAATAAACAACGTTTACATGGTCTAGCTGCAATAACAACAACGCAAAAGTTTGGCAGAAATTCACCGGCTGCTGTTAGTAACACGCGAACTACTCCATTAAAAGCAATCACCACCGGAAATaag gAGACTGAAAATAATGACATAACAAACGATGTAATTAGTAAAACAGTGACATCACGGATAACGAGACGTGGATCTGTAAAGGAAATGTCTAAAAAGTTCATTGAAAATGcag tCGAATCAGTACAAACCGAACGAAAATCTTCATATCCGAAAGCTGGTCTAATATTAAGAACATCAAGTTTTAAAGAACAAATTGCGGGCAGTGATTTTGATAGTCGAGCTTCAACGCCAG gtATGAATGAATTTAGTAAAACAATCAGCTTAGAGTCAATGGAATCAGCTAACGAATCAAAAACTACTCGACGGACTGATAGTAAAACTTTCCTAAATTCACAAACAAGAGTTACTGGTGTACAGGATGTAATAAGTCGTATGAAAAATTCTACTAATG ATAGTGAACCTGGTGAATGTGCCGATGATGCTGAAGCTCGagcattattaaataaatttttaggagCACAAGTTTTAATGACTGGTATGGAATCCATGATGGGTAAACAACAGCAATCAACGACGGTTGAACGGCGTAGTATTGTAACGTCTTCAAAATCAACGTCTAAACAG